A window of Nicotiana sylvestris chromosome 8, ASM39365v2, whole genome shotgun sequence genomic DNA:
GAACAACATAACTATTACATTATCTCAATTGAGATCCTCAGGATTTCCATCATCTCCAGCATTGTTGTCATTGCCTTCCTCTGGTGCAGGCTCTGTGCAAAACTCATCTGTACCAAACTCATTTTGGTTAGCAGCCATATTCTCAACAAACCACGGATCATTAATCAAATCATCCATTAAACTTGTTGCTGGGGCGACATCCTGCAAATCAATAGTTTGATTAGCAAAATTTTCGCTCACGAGCTTAAAATCAGAGGTAAGCAACCCTCACTTCCAactaagaggttgtgagttcgagtcttcccaagagcaaggtgggaagttcttggagggaaggacgtcgggggtctatttggaaacagcctttctatcccagggtaggggtaaggtttgcgtacacactaccctcccggaccccactaagtgggattatactggattgttgttgttgttgagcttGAAATCAGAGGGACGATATGGAGATTCAGATGGTTGAATGActtgtttctttctttcattaAGTTTAGCCATCTTAGCAGAAGACAACTTTAATAGACCTTTAAGTTGTCTAGCATCAAGTTCATTAATATTTTTTTCCTCCACAAGTTGATTGAAGAGGATATCCATTTCCTTCCCTTCATTCATTTTCTCAACTTTGCTAATTTTTTCTTCTTGCTCATTAACTTTTTCTAAAAGATATGTTTCATGTTTATCTAACCTCTTATGCCTCTCAGCCTCAGAAAAACTTAAATACCTCATTAATATTTCCTTAGCATGACCTATAGATGGATAAGCAATGGGTTGGATTTCCCCTTCACTAAAAATAATTATAGCAACTTCTACATcacaaaaaatagaaaactctTCTGCTTTCTTAAACAAACTTGTTGCTCTTTTTATTAGGATGAAGTTTCTCACACTTTCACTACAGATTCTAGTATGCCTAAGCTTCTTTCTAGCCATATTTGACACCCAAACCTAAAACAACCCTTACTTTTGGAGTAAAATATATGATTGAGTACCAACTTATGAAGGTGTGTGGCTTTTATAGATGGCTAACAAGAATTGTTAATGTAGTCAAATTAGGAAATTTCATGTTGATTGAGCtaatttgaaaattaaaagtaAACTATTAAATGTGATATGATTTTAAAGAATTTGCTTTACTTTAATTttgtaaaattttaaataaaCTGATTAAAAGTAATCTGATTTTAAGGAAATTGCTTTACTTTAAATTGGTAAAATCTAAAATGAGCTGATTAAAAGTaactgattttaaagaaattGTTTACTTTCTTAAAAATTTGTAAATCACTGAAATTCACATTGAAATTTGAAAAATCATACTCCTTGTATATGTTATTGGAGTTATAGGAAGATCATATGATTAACTTGTGAAACATGTGCATTTGGTAGAAAATGTATTCCATGGAAAGTAAGTCCTATGAAAAATGTTACTTATATCCTTAGAAAATATATTTGGAACATGTTTCAGAATTTGTCTTTTTTTAAAAAGTTCTCGATATATAGTAATCGCACAAGATGTAGGAAAAGCTATGAGAATTGCATATTAATCATAGTATTTTTTAATTAAGGTTAACGACATAGCGTTTAGAGATGCCATTATCGCCTATTTGATTAAAAATATTTTCCCCATTTCACAATTTAAGTTGACCGAATACCAAAAAATAATATGGTTcgcatgaaaaatattttccattatgcCAAACGCATATACCTCTAGTATATTATGAGTAATATCTAGCTGGTGCACCAAATTTGCCGATACTTTCAAGTGATATTTCAAATATTATGGTGGCGAGAACAgaaaacaattaaatttattttgttttcttttctcgaatcaatttattaattattttcttaattaaGCATTTAAAGTAATCATCTAAGGCTAATATGATCAATTTGGTAATCACATTACCATTTTAGACTCCTAAAGCAATATCTAGGCAAATAGggtaatattttcattttttaccATTCATAATCATATAACTATGACTTTTCTATATCTGATAGAGGAACTTACAGATCATTTTGGTTGTCAGTCTAGAAGACTATGAGTAATCAGGTTGAGCTTAGCCCAACTCTCCTTCCTTAAAAGATGGTCAACAAGTGGACTGTTCAGATCCTTGAAGACATGTTGAGTATTTGTACCTTTGACTTTGAGGTTATTGGGATAAATAATCGTTTCTAGAAGAATTTGCATATAGTAATAACTACTttctccgttttaatttatgtgacatAGTTTGAATTAGCACGGagttaaagaaaaaatatttaaaattcatAATTTTAAATATGTCATAGCATTTGTGTGACTGTAAAAATTTTGAAACTTAAAGATGATATAACATTTGTATAGTTATAATAACTTCTCACTAAAGGTAAAACTAGAAGCGTAAATatcattatttttaaatttaaaagtgtgtcattctttttggaacaaacTAAAATATCCGATGAGTCAATTTTCAATGTGATGCATTCATGAAATGGGACGAAGATATGCCCAAACATTAGTCTAGTCCTATTAAAGATGGGCGCGAATCAAGCAACTCTTATAGatagatgtaatgacccggccggttattttgagagttgtagcctcGTACCCCCAATTACTGCTCATTTTGTGACATAcagttgttatgtgacttgtcgggggTAGTTGTTTCAGATCCGGAGAGATTtcggaatgaattgagacacttagtctcaaggttgaaACCTTAAGTTCAAATGGctgaccagatgttgacttatgagtgaacgactccggaatggagtttcgaTAGTTTTGTTAGCTCagttggatgattttggacttaggagtgtgtccggattgtgatttggaggtccgtagtaaaattaggcttgaaatagcgaaagtttgaaaattgaaagtttgaccgagagtggacttt
This region includes:
- the LOC104215235 gene encoding MADS-box protein AGL24-like — protein: MARKKLRHTRICSESVRNFILIKRATSLFKKAEEFSIFCDVEVAIIIFSEGEIQPIAYPSIGHAKEILMRYLSFSEAERHKRLDKHETYLLEKVNEQEEKISKVEKMNEGKEMDILFNQLVEEKNINELDARQLKGLLKLSSAKMAKLNERKKQVIQPSESPYRPSDFKLNNNNNPDVAPATSLMDDLINDPWFVENMAANQNEFGTDEFCTEPAPEEGNDNNAGDDGNPEDLN